One window of the Acaryochloris sp. CCMEE 5410 genome contains the following:
- a CDS encoding GNAT family N-acetyltransferase yields the protein MLTLRDYANSDIEALVALANNPLVSRFLVYTFPYPYTRADAEWWISEGVKAEGDITKVIEYNGQFVGSVGLTRQLGWRDHLAEIGYWLGEPYWGKGIATQAVNQMTKYAFSDLKLQKLYAPILAPNQASMKVVEKCGYELEGVLKREVFKDGQYYDVHYFANVLKI from the coding sequence ATGCTCACCCTTCGAGATTATGCCAATTCAGATATTGAAGCGTTGGTAGCGCTCGCTAACAACCCATTGGTGTCGCGTTTTTTGGTTTATACCTTTCCTTATCCCTATACCCGAGCTGATGCAGAATGGTGGATTTCTGAAGGGGTGAAGGCTGAAGGAGATATAACGAAGGTCATCGAATATAACGGCCAATTTGTGGGCAGTGTTGGTCTAACTCGACAATTAGGTTGGCGTGACCACCTCGCTGAAATTGGCTATTGGTTAGGAGAACCCTATTGGGGAAAGGGCATTGCGACCCAAGCGGTTAACCAAATGACCAAGTATGCTTTTTCCGACCTAAAATTGCAGAAGCTTTATGCGCCTATTTTGGCTCCGAATCAAGCTTCGATGAAAGTAGTGGAAAAATGTGGCTATGAGTTGGAAGGGGTACTCAAGCGGGAAGTGTTTAAAGATGGGCAGTATTATGATGTCCATTACTTCGCCAATGTATTGAAAATTTAG
- a CDS encoding pentapeptide repeat-containing protein → MENSIQASLLDCKAMLVDIHSDSLIEQYANGIRDFSSTILTGDSLCELLLNGINFEQANLARVNMSLTQFRGSNLRGANLSQGLLWRTDFMDACLEVANLSQSKLIRATLTRANLKQALLAKADLRVANLRAANCPGANLAGADLRYADLTGINLKGANLSGADLTGADLTGADLSGAILTGTVLRQVDLSQVILQDVDWNHRHLDILESNPVLTATEKK, encoded by the coding sequence ATGGAGAATTCTATCCAGGCGTCGTTGTTAGACTGTAAAGCCATGCTAGTTGACATTCACTCCGACTCCCTCATTGAACAATACGCGAACGGTATCCGAGACTTTAGCTCCACAATTTTGACCGGGGATAGTCTGTGTGAACTGTTGCTAAATGGTATTAATTTTGAACAGGCAAACCTAGCTCGGGTCAATATGAGCCTGACCCAATTCCGTGGGAGTAATCTCAGAGGTGCGAATTTATCCCAAGGATTGCTGTGGCGGACAGACTTTATGGATGCCTGTTTGGAAGTGGCTAACTTAAGTCAATCCAAGCTCATTCGGGCGACCCTAACACGAGCCAACTTGAAGCAAGCTCTACTGGCAAAAGCAGATCTCAGGGTTGCAAATCTACGAGCAGCTAATTGTCCAGGGGCAAATCTGGCAGGAGCAGATCTTCGCTATGCAGACCTGACTGGCATTAACCTCAAAGGTGCAAACCTCAGTGGCGCTGACTTAACGGGTGCTGATTTAACGGGTGCTGATCTGAGTGGGGCTATTTTAACCGGTACTGTCCTTAGACAAGTAGATTTAAGTCAGGTGATCTTACAGGATGTGGACTGGAACCATCGCCACTTGGACATTCTAGAAAGTAATCCAGTGTTGACTGCGACGGAAAAGAAGTAA
- a CDS encoding chlorophyll a/b-binding protein produces MTKGFTSDDRGYVNSFAVEPKTSAQEEPVFGFNKNAERISGRLAMVGFMSILLLELATNLNFIQIVTGV; encoded by the coding sequence ATGACTAAAGGATTCACCTCAGACGATCGCGGTTACGTTAACAGCTTTGCAGTTGAGCCTAAGACCTCCGCTCAGGAAGAGCCCGTATTTGGTTTCAATAAGAATGCTGAGCGCATCAGTGGACGCCTAGCCATGGTTGGCTTCATGTCCATCCTGCTCTTAGAACTAGCCACAAACCTCAACTTCATCCAAATCGTGACGGGTGTCTAG
- a CDS encoding DUF4922 domain-containing protein, translated as MPMTNAQQLIPGTLRTHLIHRTQEAKKCGALQSIATHYEPVIDGGLEFMVRIVSNLARKAKALKTPKPKNFNPFLPYEADLFVSDLSDQHLVLLNKFNVVDHHLLMVTREFVSQDTWLDVADCLALAIVLSEMEGLAFYNGGWAAGASQPHKHLQMVPLPFFPDRSDLPISPVIAAADLQGIGQSPALPFVHGIAPLSLDWTNTPQDLAPVLLDTYYQLLEAIGMPWQSDTAEATGAYNLLVTRDWMLMVLRSQPSFEGVAINSLGFAGSLLVRNSQELEHLKQIGPITVLQNVGVAL; from the coding sequence ATGCCCATGACGAATGCTCAGCAACTTATCCCCGGTACGCTTCGAACGCACCTGATTCATCGAACCCAGGAGGCTAAGAAGTGTGGGGCTCTACAGTCCATTGCCACTCATTATGAGCCAGTGATCGATGGAGGGCTGGAGTTTATGGTGCGGATTGTCTCTAACTTGGCCCGCAAGGCGAAAGCCCTCAAAACCCCCAAACCCAAAAACTTTAATCCCTTCCTTCCTTACGAAGCAGATCTATTCGTATCTGATCTATCGGATCAACATCTAGTCTTATTGAACAAGTTCAATGTGGTAGATCATCATCTGTTGATGGTGACACGAGAATTTGTCAGCCAAGATACGTGGCTTGATGTAGCCGATTGTTTGGCGTTAGCCATTGTCTTGAGTGAAATGGAAGGGTTGGCGTTTTATAACGGCGGATGGGCGGCGGGGGCGAGTCAACCCCATAAGCATCTGCAGATGGTGCCGTTACCGTTTTTCCCAGATCGCTCTGATTTACCGATTTCACCTGTTATCGCTGCGGCTGATTTACAAGGTATAGGTCAAAGCCCTGCGTTGCCGTTTGTGCATGGGATTGCACCCCTGTCTTTAGACTGGACAAACACTCCGCAGGACCTAGCTCCGGTGTTACTAGATACCTATTACCAACTCTTAGAGGCTATTGGTATGCCATGGCAATCGGATACTGCCGAAGCGACCGGTGCTTATAACCTGCTAGTCACGAGAGACTGGATGCTGATGGTGCTGCGATCGCAACCTAGTTTCGAAGGCGTGGCCATCAACTCCTTAGGATTTGCTGGATCTTTATTGGTACGCAATTCACAAGAGTTAGAGCATTTGAAGCAGATTGGACCCATAACTGTTTTACAGAATGTGGGAGTTGCCTTGTAA
- the clpS gene encoding ATP-dependent Clp protease adapter ClpS — MAITAVQTPVTRPEEKQAQKTVRKPYPNFKVIVVNDDVNTFEHVAKTLMTYIPHMTSDKAWELTNQIHFEGQAIVWVGPQEQAELYHMQLQRAGLTMAPLEAA, encoded by the coding sequence ATGGCGATCACCGCAGTGCAAACACCTGTTACCCGTCCTGAAGAGAAACAGGCACAAAAAACGGTTCGGAAACCCTATCCGAATTTCAAGGTGATTGTGGTCAATGATGACGTCAACACGTTTGAGCATGTTGCCAAAACATTAATGACCTATATACCCCATATGACATCTGATAAGGCTTGGGAATTAACCAATCAAATTCATTTCGAAGGCCAGGCCATTGTTTGGGTCGGTCCTCAAGAACAAGCTGAACTCTACCATATGCAGCTCCAGCGAGCGGGTTTAACCATGGCTCCCTTGGAGGCCGCTTAA
- a CDS encoding DUF2103 domain-containing protein, giving the protein MSGNKGRLVLNHSTHIPGLLAILGKLIHYPGIQTVTPGVISRVKGHAPHLKLRISVPIRGGFKVLARSGKTVQEVFIVTTLSSDELVYTITQIQA; this is encoded by the coding sequence ATGTCTGGCAATAAAGGCCGATTAGTGCTGAATCACTCTACCCATATTCCCGGCTTACTCGCGATTTTAGGAAAATTGATTCACTATCCAGGTATTCAAACCGTTACCCCCGGCGTGATTAGCCGAGTCAAGGGACACGCCCCCCACCTAAAGCTGCGAATTTCAGTCCCCATTCGGGGCGGATTTAAAGTCTTAGCTCGCTCAGGCAAGACAGTGCAAGAAGTTTTTATTGTCACAACATTGAGTTCAGACGAGTTGGTCTACACCATTACCCAAATTCAGGCTTAA